The following are encoded in a window of Panthera leo isolate Ple1 chromosome B2, P.leo_Ple1_pat1.1, whole genome shotgun sequence genomic DNA:
- the POPDC3 gene encoding popeye domain-containing protein 3 yields the protein MERNSSLWKNLIDEHPVCSTWKEEAEGAIYHLASILFVVGFMGGSGFFGLLYVFSLLGLGFLCSAVWAWVDVCAADIFSWNFVLFVICFMQFVHIAYQVRSITFSREFQLLYSSLFQPLGTSLPVFRTIALSSEVVTLEKEHCYAMQGKTSIDKLSLLVSGRIRVTVDGEFLHYIFPFQFLDSPEWDSLRPTEEGIFQVTLTAETDCRYVSWRRKKLYLLFAQHRYISRLFSVLIGSDIADKLYALNDRVYTGKTYHYDIRLPNFYQMSSPKLPKSPLTEHFRNSRPYCDK from the exons ATGGAAAGAAATTCAAGCTTATGGAAGAACCTAATAGATGAGCACCCAGTCTGCAGCACCTGGAAGGAAGAGGCCGAAGGAGCCATTTATCATCTCGCCAGTATTTTATTTGTAGTAGGTTTCATGGGTGGCAGTGGATTCTTTGGGCTCCTTTACGTCTTCAGtttgctgggtttgggttttctCTGCTCTGCCGTCTGGGCTTGGGTCGACGTCTGTGCAGCCGACATATTTTCCTGGAATTTTGTGCTGTTCGTCATCTGCTTCATGCAGTTTGTCCACATTGCCTATCAAGTTCGCAGCATAACTTTTTCTCGCGAATTCCAGCTATTGTACAGCTCCCTTTTCCAGCCTCTGGGGACCTCTTTGCCTGTCTTCAGAACAATTGCTCTGAGCTCTGAAGTGGTTACTTTGGAAAAGGAACACTGTTACGCCATGCAGGGGAAAACCTCCATTGATAAGCTCTCCCTTCTTGTTTCGGGAAG GATCCGAGTGACCGTTGACGGCGAATTTCTGCATTACATTTTCCCCTTCCAGTTCCTGGATTCTCCCGAGTGGGACTCCCTGAGACCCACAGAGGAAGGCATTTTTCAG GTGACCCTCACAGCAGAGACTGATTGTCGATATGTGTCTTGGAggagaaagaaattatatttgcTCTTCGCTCAGCATCGTTACATCTCCCGcctgttttcagttttaattgGAAGTGACATTGCAGATAAACTCTATGCCTTGAATGACAGAGTATATACAGGGAAAACATACCACTACGATATTCGGTTACCCAACTTCTATCAAATGTCAAGTCCAAAACTACCCAAATCACCCCTGACAGAACATTTCCGGAACTCCAGACCGTATTGTGATAAATGA